The nucleotide window ACTGTCGGGGACATGTCACGGCTGGTGCATGGCTGAGTCATGGCTCTGCCGGCTCGTCGCGACTTGCCTTGGAAACATGATTTTCGAGGTCAATCGTTCGGCCCTCAAGGTTGTCGAGTCGCTCGCGGATTGCGCGGAGCTGGTCGGCCAGCGATTCCTCTTGCTGGCCGGGGATGGCGAGGACGCGCGATCGTGTCCCGCGTCCGGTCGAGACGATGCCGTTCTCGCGCAGTGTGCGGAGGGCCTGCTTGATCGTCATGTGCGAGACCTGGAACTCCTCGGCCAGGTTCGTGACCGTCGGCAATTCGTCGCCGACCTTGAACTGCCCGCTTCGAATCTGCGTGCTGATCGTCGCGACCACGTGACCGTATCGGGTCGGGTTCGCAGACGTCATGACAGAAACCTTAGCTAAAAGGCTAGACAAGTTCATCCTGTTCGTGATAGGCAAAAGTAAGCTAGCTCAATCTACTTGAAGGAGCAGTTATGTCGAACCAAGCGATCAGTCAGGGAACCGCACTGCCCGTTGCCACGCACTCCGATGCGTGGCCGGTCGAGGTGATCGGACTGGGTGAGTCCCCGCGGGAGCGCAAGGACAAGGCCACGCCGGCCGGCGAGGTCACGTATTCGTCGGGCTGCATTCTGCGGCGCCGGCAGAAGGACGGCTCGGTGCGGGTGGACAAGTCCGCGTCAATCAACGTGATCAATCCGGCGGCGACCTATGAACTCGGAGTCGTGTATCTGGCTCGCGGCAGGGTCTATGTGATGCCGTACGAGTCGAACGGCCGGATGGCACTGTCGATCACGGTCGAGGGTCTGTTCCCGGCCGAGCAGGCATCGGCGCCGGCACGGCCGTCCAAGACTGAGGCGGCCTGATCGTCATGGGCGAGAACGTGAGTGTGACGGTCGCCGGCCTGCGGGCCTGGGCTCGTGGTTCCTACGCCGAGGAAGCGGCGGTGGAGTTGCTGGCTCGGTCGTTTGGTGGCCGGTTCGCCTCGACTGGTTGGCCGTGGGTGCAGCAGTGTGACCGGGCGGGCTGGTTCTGGCTGAACCCGGACGCGATCTGGACCGGCTCGGGTGCCCTGTCCGGTGGTGAGCGGCGACTGTTGAACGTGGTCGCTGCCCTTGTCGGTGGGCAACCACTCACCGATCTGGGCGGCATCCTGGCCGGCCTGGACAGGCAGAACCTGGCGCTGGTGCTGGCGGCGTTCGCCCATGCCGGCGGCTCCCATGAGCACGCACTGTTGATCATGACCGCCGACGGCCAACCGTCCTTTGATCGGCCAGGCGCGTTGATCGGCTGGCCGACCGTAGTCGAGGCGGTGTGAGCGATGTTGTCCGCTGTCGCCGTCGCCGTCCTGCTCGGTCTGTTGATCGTGTTCATGATCAAGTCCAAGATCCAACGGATCCCCGGCGCCGTCGTCTGTGTCCTGTTTGGTCTGGTGATCGGCGTGACGCCGGTCGGTGACCCGGTACAGGACGCGTTGCACGCCTCCGGTGCCTGGCTGTGGGAACAGGTGACCCAGCTATGAGCCCGACACCCTTCACCCGCGGACAAGCCACCGACACCACCCCGGTCCGCGTCCACACCAGCTCGCTACGGGTCGGCCTGGTGTTCGTCGTCGCGGTCTGGCTGATCCGCCGGCTCGCCGGCCTGGTGATGATCATCGTCCGGACTCCGCTCCTGTTGGCGGCCGCGCTGGTGATCATCGGGCTGGCCGTGCTGTGGTCGAGGTTCGGCACCTGGCCGGCGGTTGTGGCTGCGGTGCTGCTGGTCGTCGGCTTGGTCGTCTGGCGGCTGCGGTGGCCAGCGTGGTTCACCCGAACCGTCGGGAACCGGGCCCGCAGCCTGGGCCGTTGGTTCTGGATCTATCGGCGCAGCTGGCAGCCGGCGATGATCACGGCGAACCTGGCCCAGCATCGCGACGGCACCGAGTACCTGCCGCAGCTGCTCGACGTCACCTCAACCCGGTGGGTGGATCGGGTCCGGGTCCGGCTGCTACCGGGTCAGACCCTCGATGATTGGGCCGAGATCGCGCATCGGTTGGCGCAAAGCTTCGCCGTCGATGCCTGCCGGGTCCACTCCACCGACCATGTCCAGGTCATCGAAGTCTGGGCGCTGCATCGTGACCCGCTCACCGACACGGTTGCCCCCACAGATCCGGCGGATCTCGACCTGGACCGGCTCGAGCTTGGCCGGGCGGAGAGCGGTGATCGGTTCCGGCTCGGGCTGCTCGGTCATCACGTCCTGGTGGTGGGGGCGACCGGCTCGGGCAAAGGGTCGGTGATCTGGTCCATGATCGGCCAACTCGCGCCCGGCTTGGTCGATGGGTCGGTGCGGTTGTGGGTGATCGATCCCAAAGGCGGGATGGAACTCGCCCCCGGCGAAGCCGTCTTCGACCGCTTCGCCCACGGCACCACCGCGACCGATGCCGGTGAGGTTGGGCTATGGGAGGGATCCTTCGCCGGCCTGCTGGACGATGCGGTGGAGGTGATGCGGGACCGGCAGGACCGGCTCCGCGGCGTCACTCGGTTGCATCAGCCGACACCGGGTGATCCGTTGATTGTGATCATCATCGACGAACTCGCCTCGCTGACCGCCTACGTCAGCGACCGGAGCATGCGGAAACGGATCGATGCGTCGCTGTCGCTGCTGCTGTCCCAAGGACGCGCGGTCGGCGTCTCGGTGGTGGCCGCGGTGCAGGATCCGCGCAAGGACACGATTCCGGTGCGGGATCTGTTCCCGACCCGGATTTGTCTGCGGGTGACCGAACCTGAACACGTCACCCTCGCCCTGGGCGCCGGCACTCGCGCCAAAGGGGCGCAGGCTGAGCGGATCCGGCACGACCTGCCCGGCGTCGGGTTCGTCCAGGTCGACGGCATCCCCGAACCGACACGGGTCCGGTTCGCTCACATCACCGATCCCGACATCGCCGCGATGGTCACCAAGATCACGACTGCGGCTGACCATGACCAACAACTCCATGCGGTCGGCGGGGCAGTCGCATGACCTTGTCGCCGCTGACCGACATCACCAACGACATGGTCTATGACATGGCGATCGTCGCCAAAGTCTGCGTCCGGCCGTTGCTGCGCCGAGTCCTCGACCGCACCACCGGCATCGAGGAAGTCGTCCCGATCCCGTGCGGCTCGACCCGCGAGACAGTCTGCCCATCGTGTGCACACAAGGCTCGTGTGCTGCGGATGCAGCAATGCGCCGAAGGATGGCACCGCAACACCGAACCCGAACAACCACCGACAGCCAACCAAGATCAACACGACGCCGATCAAGATCAACACGAAGATGATCAAGATCAACAGGACGAAGATCAAGAGTCGGATCGTCGGGTGCGGTCAACACGTCGCCGGCCGGATGTTGTTGATCTTCCGCGCGTGAAGGCCGATGACCGGACGATCGGGCGGACGTTCACCAGTCGGGAAGGGCAGGAATACCGGCCGTCGATGTTCCTCACCCTCACCCTGCCCTCCTACGGATCGATCACCGACGGCGTACCCACCCAGCCGGCAAGCTACGACTATCGGCGGGCGGCGATGGATGCGTTGCTGTTCCCGAAGCTGGTTGACCGGTTCTGGCAGAACCTGCGGCGCTGTGCCGGCTACAAGGTGCAGTACTTCGCCGCCGTCGAACCCCAGCAACGGATCGCGCCACACCTGCACGCGGCGATCCGCGGTGCCATCCCCCGCGAGTTGCTGCGCCAGGTCATCCGGGCCACCTACCTTCAGGTGTGGTGGCCGGCCTGCGACCGACCCGTCTACGTCCACCGAACACCTGTCTGGAATGGAAGCGACTACCTCGACCCCGACACCGGCCAACCCCTGCCCAGCTGGGATCAAGCCGTCGACGCCCTGGCCGACGACCCCGACGCCACACCGGCACACGTGATGCGCTTCGGAACCCAGGCCGACATACGCGGCATCATCGCCCCGTCCGAGGAAGCCGACCGGGCCATCCGCTACCTGACCAAATACCTCACCAAAGCCATCGCCGAACCCATCACCGACACCACCTCAGCTCGGCGGGAAGCGCACATCGGCAGGCTTCATGATCAACTGCGCTGGCTTCCCTGTTCCGAACGTTGCTCGAACTGGCTGCGCTACGGCGTCCAACCGCAGAACGCGACCGCCGGCATGCAAGCCGGCCACTGCCCGAGCAAGGCTCACGATCGCGAACACCTCGGCGTCGGCGGCCGCCGCGTTCTCGTTTCCCGGCAGTGGTCGGGAAAGACCCTGGCCGAACACAAAGCCGACCGGGCGACCGTGGTCCGCGAGACGCTGCATGCGGCCGGGATCGTGCCGCCCGAGGTCGAGCGACTGTCGGCTGAGGTGAAGGCGCCCGATGGGTTGCCGCGTTACGTGTGGACCGACACCCGACCCGGCAACGCGGGCGAGTATCGCAAGATCATCTTCGCCGCGATCCAACAGCGCCGCACGTGGCAACAGCAATACGACGCCGCCAAAGCCGCTACGGAGCCTGTGGAAAACCATTCGGCAACCGAGCAGGAGGGCGGTCCTGCTCCGTAGGGCTCGGGTCTCCTGCAAACACCGATGGCTCGTGTTCACGATGCCGTCGCCACACCTGAGGAAGGGATGTTGATCATGAAAGAGCGAGTGATTGTCCCCGTCCTGTACAGCGTGGACGAGGCGTGCGAGGCGCTGCGCTTGAGCCGGTCCGCGATCTATGAGCTGATCCGGTCCGGTCGCCTGCGCTCGATCAAAGAAGGGCGCCGGCGGCTGGTCCCGGTCGCTGCACTTCAGGAGTACGTGGCGGCCTTCGATGAGGATGCAGCGTGAGGCCTACGCGACGTGTGCGCGGTGAGGGCGGCTTGCGTTGGCAGGAGGGGCGACAACGCTGGATCGCTGAGCAGACCGTTGGCTATGACGGCCGCGGGAAGCGCATCGTTCGGTCAGGCTCGGGCAAGACAGAAACGGCCGCGCTTCGTGCGTTGCGCGACCGTGTCCGGGAGTACGAATCCGGTCTGTTGCTGGAAGGGCGTCGGGTCACGGTCGGCCAGGTGGTGGAGGACTGGCTGAAGTTCGATCGGTCGAACGTGAGCGAGAAGACGCGGCAGGGCGACGAGGAGAAATACCGGCTGCACATCAAGCCATATCTGGGCGCCCGCCGGCTCAAGGATCTGCGGCCGGATGAGGTTGACCGTTGGCTGCTGGACCTCTCGTCGGAGTTGGCCTCCTCGACGCTGAAGCAGGTTCTATCCGTGCTGCGGCGCTCGGTGAATCGGGCGGTCAAGGTGCGGCTGGTGGATCGCAACGTTGTTGACCTCTGTCAGGCGCCGAAGGGTCGTCCGGGCCGGCCGTCGAAATCCCTGACGCTGCAACAGGCGTCGGATCTGTTGGTCCGGACTCGCGAGCAAGAGATGCACGCCTACATCGTGGTGTCGCTGTTGACCGGGCTTCGTCCGGAGGAAGTCCGCGCGCTCCGGTGGGATCGAGTGCATCTCGATGCGGAGGTGCCATTTGTCGAGGTTTGGCGGTCGGTACGCGTCGGTGGTGATGTGAAAACCGCAAAGTCGCGACGGACTTTGGCGATAGCCGGCTACGTGGTCCAGGTCCTCGAGGAGCACCGCGAACGTCAGGCCGTGAAGGCTGCTCGGAGTGACTGGCAGGACAACGGCCTGGTCTTCCCATCCGAGGTCGGGACTGAGCAGGACGCGCACAACGTCCGCCGGAAGTTCCGCGATGCGCTGAAGCAGGTTCCCGGGATCGTGCACACCGAGTGGGCTCCGTACGAGCTGCGGCACTCGTTCGTCTCGATTCTGTCGGAGCACGGGCTGCCGATCGAGGAGATCTCGCGATTGATGGGCCACAGCGGTACGGCGGTCACCGAGCTGGTTTATCGCCACGAGTTGCGGCCGGTGCTGGAGTCCGGGGCGACCGTGATGGATTCGGTGTTTGGCCTGGTCACGAAGGAAAACGGGACTGACGACGATGCAGCGTAGAGCTTGCGCTTGTCAGGCAGTTTGTCAGGCAGAGCCACTTTTCGGGGATCGCCGCGTCGGGCGGTTTTGCGTTTGCCCTAGTCAGAGTGGGTGGAGCCAAGGGGACTCGAACCCCTAACCCCCTGCTTGCAAAGTCCCGGGGGCACGCGCGTTACGCGGTGCTGAGCGCACCCCTGGAACAGCGTTGCTCGCCTAGCAACGGTCAATTTCACTCTTACTGCTGCAGTTCGCTGCTGCACATTCACCGTTGCGGCCGTCGTGGGCGACTCGGTGAACAGCAGTCGCCAGATCTGGACTCGCAGCGTGTCAATCCTGAACGTTCGCTGAGTTCGATGGGAGCGTTCTGGGCAACGTTTCGGACGTTCCCTTCACCCGGAGGCGCGCGTGAGCCCACAGCCGGTCGGGGCGGTTTGCCCGTCGGCGCGCTGGCGCGCTCTTGCTCCGGGTCGCCGGGAACCCGTCCCGTTTTGGGCATCCGACTCGGGGGAGTTGGTGGATGTCTTTCGGCCGCGCCTGTTCTGGGCCGCGGCGATATTCCCTGGTTCGACGCGCGTTGTCGCGTCTCTGCCGCATGCCGTTCGGCTGCGGTTTCCTTCTCTCCCCCGGAGGTAGTTCGTCATGTTCGATGAAGGCAAGATCCAGACCCTGCTGCTGGCGGTTTTCGGCCTGGTGGTGATCGCGGTTGGTATCGCGATCGCGGCGGGTGCGAAACGGGCCCAGTATTCGGAAACGGCGCGGGTCGGGTTCAACACGATGGTGTCGATCGTGATCGTGGCGGTCGGCTTGGGGGCTGTCGGGGTGGCCGCGTTCGGCGGCAAGGTGCTCGACGCGCTGGGCATCAACTGATCTGCGGTGATCGGTGATGCCGGAATTGCGTACCGATGACGGTCCGCGGAAGTTGCGGGCGGTCTGGCTGGGTCCGAAAGGTGCGACGTTGCCGTTTGAGTGGACCTATGTCCAGTGGGCGGTGACGTTGTTGATGATCCCGGTTGGCGTGGTGTTGGTCGCCGGGATCGTCGCCGGCGGTGGCTTGTTGATCTTGGGTCATTTGCCGTGGTTTACCTGGTGGTTCGGCCTGATCTACGGCGGGCCGGCCGGGGTGTGGGTGGCGGTCCGGTTGATGCGCGGGGTGAGTTTCGATGAACCGCTCCGGTTCAAGCTCACCACGCTGCCCCAGGAGTGGGGCCGGCAGTCGCGGATGCGAGCCGAGACCACCATCCGGTGGCAGATGCCGTGGCCGCCGGTGCGTG belongs to Microlunatus elymi and includes:
- a CDS encoding winged helix-turn-helix domain-containing protein; this translates as MTSANPTRYGHVVATISTQIRSGQFKVGDELPTVTNLAEEFQVSHMTIKQALRTLRENGIVSTGRGTRSRVLAIPGQQEESLADQLRAIRERLDNLEGRTIDLENHVSKASRDEPAEP
- a CDS encoding FtsK/SpoIIIE domain-containing protein — protein: MSPTPFTRGQATDTTPVRVHTSSLRVGLVFVVAVWLIRRLAGLVMIIVRTPLLLAAALVIIGLAVLWSRFGTWPAVVAAVLLVVGLVVWRLRWPAWFTRTVGNRARSLGRWFWIYRRSWQPAMITANLAQHRDGTEYLPQLLDVTSTRWVDRVRVRLLPGQTLDDWAEIAHRLAQSFAVDACRVHSTDHVQVIEVWALHRDPLTDTVAPTDPADLDLDRLELGRAESGDRFRLGLLGHHVLVVGATGSGKGSVIWSMIGQLAPGLVDGSVRLWVIDPKGGMELAPGEAVFDRFAHGTTATDAGEVGLWEGSFAGLLDDAVEVMRDRQDRLRGVTRLHQPTPGDPLIVIIIDELASLTAYVSDRSMRKRIDASLSLLLSQGRAVGVSVVAAVQDPRKDTIPVRDLFPTRICLRVTEPEHVTLALGAGTRAKGAQAERIRHDLPGVGFVQVDGIPEPTRVRFAHITDPDIAAMVTKITTAADHDQQLHAVGGAVA
- a CDS encoding replication initiator, with amino-acid sequence MTLSPLTDITNDMVYDMAIVAKVCVRPLLRRVLDRTTGIEEVVPIPCGSTRETVCPSCAHKARVLRMQQCAEGWHRNTEPEQPPTANQDQHDADQDQHEDDQDQQDEDQESDRRVRSTRRRPDVVDLPRVKADDRTIGRTFTSREGQEYRPSMFLTLTLPSYGSITDGVPTQPASYDYRRAAMDALLFPKLVDRFWQNLRRCAGYKVQYFAAVEPQQRIAPHLHAAIRGAIPRELLRQVIRATYLQVWWPACDRPVYVHRTPVWNGSDYLDPDTGQPLPSWDQAVDALADDPDATPAHVMRFGTQADIRGIIAPSEEADRAIRYLTKYLTKAIAEPITDTTSARREAHIGRLHDQLRWLPCSERCSNWLRYGVQPQNATAGMQAGHCPSKAHDREHLGVGGRRVLVSRQWSGKTLAEHKADRATVVRETLHAAGIVPPEVERLSAEVKAPDGLPRYVWTDTRPGNAGEYRKIIFAAIQQRRTWQQQYDAAKAATEPVENHSATEQEGGPAP
- a CDS encoding helix-turn-helix domain-containing protein gives rise to the protein MKERVIVPVLYSVDEACEALRLSRSAIYELIRSGRLRSIKEGRRRLVPVAALQEYVAAFDEDAA
- a CDS encoding site-specific integrase, which translates into the protein MRDRVREYESGLLLEGRRVTVGQVVEDWLKFDRSNVSEKTRQGDEEKYRLHIKPYLGARRLKDLRPDEVDRWLLDLSSELASSTLKQVLSVLRRSVNRAVKVRLVDRNVVDLCQAPKGRPGRPSKSLTLQQASDLLVRTREQEMHAYIVVSLLTGLRPEEVRALRWDRVHLDAEVPFVEVWRSVRVGGDVKTAKSRRTLAIAGYVVQVLEEHRERQAVKAARSDWQDNGLVFPSEVGTEQDAHNVRRKFRDALKQVPGIVHTEWAPYELRHSFVSILSEHGLPIEEISRLMGHSGTAVTELVYRHELRPVLESGATVMDSVFGLVTKENGTDDDAA